ATTGAAGGATCAATTTTAATTTACGACCAAAATAACCAGAAATTTTACCAACATAATGCCTCTCGCAATTCTACAGCCTTTCTTCCTGCTTCGACTTTCAAAATCTTAAATTCTCTAATTTCATTAGAAACTGGAGTGATTAAAGATGAAATTGCTATTTTGACTTGGGATGGAATTGTGCGAGAATTCCCGACTTGGAACCGAGATACTAATATGCGACAAGCATATAAAGACTCAACCGTGTGGTTTTATCAAGTCTTAGCACGGCGAATTAGTCATGAGAGAATGCAGCAATTCATCAATCAAGTTGGTTACGGAAACCGTCAAATTGGCACACCAGAACAAATAGATAAATTTTGGCTATCTGGCCCTTTACAAATTACCCCCAAACAACAAATTGAATTCCTCCAACGGCTTTATCGTAGAGAATTACCTTTTTCTCAACGCACATTCGATTTAGTGCAAGACATCATGATATTGGAGAAAACACCTAATTATATTCTGCGAGCTAAGACAGGTTGGGCAACTAGTGTAAAACCTAACATTGGCTGGTTTGTGGGATATTTAGAACAAAATAATAACGTTTATTTCTTCGCGACTAATATCTATATGAAAGATGCTGCGGATGCGCCTAAACGAATTGAATTAACTCGGCGTAGTTTCAAAGCTTTAGGATTACTCTAAACTTGCCTACTCTACATAAAGTACAGATTTAGCTGTGATTAATTTTATGCTTTCACTTCTAACTATTGGATTCTTCTTCATAGTAGGCTTGATTGTTGTCGAAACAATCCAAAAATTACATCCCGCTAATCCAATAATCAATCCAATTTGGGAAGCGATTTGTCTAGGAATTACTAGTATATTTTGGGTGTTGCTGCAAAGCTGGCTTTTTCGTGAAGTAAAAATTAATTTAGGATGGGTGATTTTTTTGGCTATTTTTGGTTCTGTGCTGGCGATGACATTATCTCTCATCTTTTGGTATTTTCAAGATTCAACTGGTAAGAGTAAATATACTTTGCGTAATGCTCATATATTAATAGGAATGTATCGGTTTGTACTCTACGGTATTAGCATTATCTTTGGAGTATTTTTATCCCAGATTACAAGCTCAAATTAAAGTCAGATAAATATCAACGAACTATCATTTTTTATCGGCATTTATCTATTGATTTCCAAAAACATAATTTTGTCTAATCCTTACTCAAGCTTGTTTTAAGCTACAAACAAACATCAATAATTAAATTATGTTTAATATTTTTTTGTAAAAAAAACAGCATTTTACCATTTAATTTCATAGTAATTATTGGCAAGGACGGTAAATTTACTGCTTAAAACCTGAGAGTCAAGGTTTTAACAGTTAATGCTGTCAAAAATAGGGAATTTTAAATTTATTTGTGGAGAAAATACTTATGCCCATTAATGATACTAGTAAAGCATTACTTTCTCATAACGGGCTAAACTCACATCTACTCTCCTCAGCAGATACTTTTCATACTGAAAATAAATCTAATTCGTATCTTAGTAGCAGTAGTTATTACCAAACTAGCAATGCAAAAACAAGTACAGCAACTACTAAAAACTATAGTTCCACTACTGGATCTGGGTTAGTAAATGCAGCGGCGGCTGTGGCTAAAGCTGCGGGTAAAAGTACCTTTGCAGATGTTCCCAATTCAGGAGGTAATAACTGGGGGGCTGACCTTGTAAACGCTCCAGAAGCTTGGAATAATGGGTATACAGGAAAGGGTGTTGTTGTTGCGGTTATAGATACTGGGGTTGATTACAATCACGATGATCTAAAAAATAATATTTGGACTAATACTAAAGAAATTGCTGGTAATGGCATAGATGATGATGGCAATGGTTATATTGATGATGTTCGTGGTTGGAATTTTAACGATAACAATAACAACACCTTAGACAAAAACGGCCACGGTACTCATGTATCTGGAACTATTGCAGGAGAAAAAAATAATTATGGTGTAACTGGTATTGCTTATAATGCCAAAATTATGCCAGTAAAAGTTTTAAATGACTCTGGTTCTGGTTCTTATAGTGCGATCGCAAATGGCATTTATTATGCAGCGAATAATGGCGCTAATGTGATCAACCTCAGCCTAGGTGGTAGTTTTTCTAACAAGACTCTGCAAAATGCAATTGAGTATGCCAATCGTAAAGGCGTAGTGGTGGTGATGGCGGCTGGTAATGATGGCAGTTCTCAACCAAATTATCCGGCTCGTTACGCCAAAAATACAGGAATTGCTGTGGGTGCAGTGGATAGAAACAATAACTTGGCTAATTTTTCTAATCGCTCTGGAACAAATCAACTTGCTTATGTTACAGCCCCAGGAGTTGATGTCTATTCCACAGTGCCAAATAATCAGTATGCTTCTTACAGTGGTACATCTATGGCAAGTCCTCACGTAGCTGGAGTAGTTGCGTTGATGTTGAGTGCTAACCGTAGCTTAACTCCTGCACAGGTTCGGCAAATCATTACAGATACCGCCGGAAATAATACCCAAGCTGCAACTACTAGTTCTAAGAATGCTGCAATTAGCACTAGCTCAATAAAACAGCAAGCGATCGCATCATCTAATTATCAACTATCAAATTCCACTTTCAAGGTTGACAATAGCTCTTTGTCAGATATCCACGCTTCTGCTAAACTTACTAACCACGCTGCTGCAACTAGTTCTGCGACTCAGTTCCACTACTACAACAACGGTATCAGTATTAAGAGTTACAACAGTACCGATGAAGAAACTCCAAATGATAGCCCAACTGATAGTCCTACCAATGGTAATAATGGTGATCTGGGCAAATTTTTAGATCGGCTAGATCAACTGCAAAAACAACTAGACGAATACCGCCGATTTTTGGGCTTATCTAATAGCTAATATGAGAAAATCTAGCTTGACTTAAAAAGTAATTGAGAATAACTTTCTCATTTACTTTTTTGTTATTAGCATAATATTAAAAAAACCTTGCGGGAAAGTTAGAAGTAATTTTTATGACTTATTATTTTTGCCAAGCCTAAAATCAAAAAAACAATATCTAAAAGCAATCTTATAAATTGGCAAAGGTGTTGGGAAAGGTTATACCAATTATCTATATTTGTGCATGAATAGCGCTCAATTTAATGTTGAATACCATGTTACGGCCGTGATTACTCATTTAATCAAAGTAGGTCGAGAGGAAGAATATGAGGAATGGATGCGCGGTATTATTCCCGTAGCGAGGACTTTTCCAGGACACTTGGGAGTGAATGTTCTCAGACCCCAAAAAGGTGTGCATTCAGAGTACATCATTGTCCTCCATTTTGATCACCACAAGAATCTACAAGCATGGTTAGAGTCAGATGTGCGCCAGGAGTTGATTGAACGGGCTAAACCCTTGATTCAAGCACCGGAGGATGTACAAATTCTCACTGGTTTAGAAACTTGGTTTGAATTGCCTAGACGCTCTCAAAAATCTCCACCAAAGCGTTACAAAATGGTGTTATTGACTTGGTTAGGAGTGTTTGTAACAATCTCAATTGTCAGTCGTTTACTCAGTCCTTTATTGACACCTTTACCCATGTTGCTGGCACAAGTGATTACTATCGGTGTTGTGGTTTGGATATTAACTTATCTGTTAATGCCTCAGTTAACAAGATTTTTTTACAAGTGGCTATATCCCACTACCTAAATCAAGGCCTTCGCAATTAATAATGTCATAATTAATAAAAAGGTCATGCCATCTGAACAAAACAAATCTATTGTACTGCAAATGTATAAGTTCTTTGACGAAGGTGATTTAGCAGCAGTACAGGAATTTCTTGCACCAAATTTTGTGGCTCATATCCCAGGTGCTACCGAATCACTCAATCGGAAAGCATTCATACAGTCTGTACTAGGAGTTTTTCGTTCTGCTTTCCCTGATGGAATTCATCAGTTTGAAGATGTGATTGCTGAAGGCGATAGAGTAGTCACGCGTGGAATTTTTAGTGGTACTCATCGTGGTGAATTACAAGGTATTCCTCCCACAAACAAACAAATAATCATCCCCTTCTTTCATATTGATCGCATCGTGGATGATCAACTCGTAGAACACTGGGGTCAAAGTGACTTGCTCGGTTTAATGCAGCAAGTGGGCATAATTTATCTACCAAGTGCAGGCTTAATCTTCCGAAAATTATCTTGGGCGATCGCTACTAGCATCAACAAGCGCCTGGGATAAAAAGATATCATTAAGTGTGCATTGTGAATTGTTGATATGCTTACTCTGTCTCCTAGCCTGCAAGCTAGACTCTCCCAACCTTTAAAAATCGGCTCTTTTGAAGTTAAAAGCCGGGTTCTGCAATCGCCTTTATCTGGGGTGACAGATTTGGTGTTTCGTCGTCTGGTGCGTCGCTATGCACCAGATTCGATGATGTATACCGAAATGGTCAACGCCACGGGACTGCACTATGTGAAGCAGTTACCTAAAATCATGGAAGTTGACCCCAACGAACGCCCAATTAGCATTCAGTTATTTGACTGTCGCCCTGATTTTTTAGCCGAAGCTGCTATTAAAGCTGTGGCTGAAGGGGCTGATACTGTTGATATTAATATGGGATGTCCGGTAAATAAAATTACCAAAAATGGTGGTGGTTCTTCGCTGTTGCGTCAGCCGGAAGTTGCTGAAGCAATTGTGCGGGAAGTGGTGAAAGCTGTGGATGTACCAGTCACAGTCAAAACCCGGATTGGCTGGAATGACAAGGAAATCACTATTCTCGACTTTGCCAAGCGGATGGAAGATGCTGGGGCGAAAATGATTACTGTGCATGGACGCACCCGCGCTCAAGGTTACAATGGTAACGCCCGTTGGGAATGGATAGCGCGTGTGAAAGAGGTGCTGTCGATACCTGTAATTGGCAATGGCGATATATTTTCTGTGGAAGCAGCGGTGAGATGCTTAGAAGAAACTGGCGCTGATGGTGTGATGTGTTCGCGCGGAACTTTGGGTTATCCCTTTTTGGTAGGCGAAGTTGACCACTTTTTGAAAACAGGGGAACTTTTAGCGCCACCAACGCCCATTCAGCGCTTAGAATGCGCCAGAGATCATTTACAAGCTTTATGGGAATATAAAGGCGATCGCGGTGTCCGTCAAGCCCGTAAACACATGACTTGGTACGCTAAAGGATTCGTCGGTGCAGCCGAGTTGCGCGGACAGTTAAGTTTAATTGAAACAGTCCAGCAAGGTTTAGATTTAATTGACCGCGCCACTGACAAATTAGCATCCGGCTATGAACTGCTAGAAGAAGCCACTAATTTTCAAATGGCATAAAGGAGAGACTATGGATAATTTTTAATTGCAAACATTAATTCGGAAATTTTTTTCAATCTTTAAAATTTCGTTACAAAATTGAGTTGTTTGCCAATTCATAGTCATCAGTGAATCACCATCATAGATAATTCAAATTACTCTGTATTGTGACAAATTTCGCTTCATATATCTTTACACCAATCATAGAGCGTAGCGGACAAATGAGGTAAACACGCTGCCGTCTTGTAGCTGATTTATAAGGAAACAGAGAAATTTCGCAAATTTTCACTTTAAAAAGTGCCTATTACATTGTTTAAAGTTATGTAGCCTTTTACTTACTGTGGATGAGCCACTGCGGTAAACTATGCCTTGATTATGATTCTTTCGCAGAGAAGAGAACTCGAAAGGAGCCTTTTTTCAATGTCTCATACCGTAAA
This window of the Nostoc sp. HK-01 genome carries:
- a CDS encoding peptidoglycan glycosyltransferase, with the protein product MIRSGRSLFIISITIISIITLLTLTNFPGISANSKVNQHPSVIAQSINFETYFKELGIEGSILIYDQNNQKFYQHNASRNSTAFLPASTFKILNSLISLETGVIKDEIAILTWDGIVREFPTWNRDTNMRQAYKDSTVWFYQVLARRISHERMQQFINQVGYGNRQIGTPEQIDKFWLSGPLQITPKQQIEFLQRLYRRELPFSQRTFDLVQDIMILEKTPNYILRAKTGWATSVKPNIGWFVGYLEQNNNVYFFATNIYMKDAADAPKRIELTRRSFKALGLL
- a CDS encoding peptidase S8/S53; protein product: MPINDTSKALLSHNGLNSHLLSSADTFHTENKSNSYLSSSSYYQTSNAKTSTATTKNYSSTTGSGLVNAAAAVAKAAGKSTFADVPNSGGNNWGADLVNAPEAWNNGYTGKGVVVAVIDTGVDYNHDDLKNNIWTNTKEIAGNGIDDDGNGYIDDVRGWNFNDNNNNTLDKNGHGTHVSGTIAGEKNNYGVTGIAYNAKIMPVKVLNDSGSGSYSAIANGIYYAANNGANVINLSLGGSFSNKTLQNAIEYANRKGVVVVMAAGNDGSSQPNYPARYAKNTGIAVGAVDRNNNLANFSNRSGTNQLAYVTAPGVDVYSTVPNNQYASYSGTSMASPHVAGVVALMLSANRSLTPAQVRQIITDTAGNNTQAATTSSKNAAISTSSIKQQAIASSNYQLSNSTFKVDNSSLSDIHASAKLTNHAAATSSATQFHYYNNGISIKSYNSTDEETPNDSPTDSPTNGNNGDLGKFLDRLDQLQKQLDEYRRFLGLSNS
- a CDS encoding antibiotic biosynthesis monooxygenase, with protein sequence MNSAQFNVEYHVTAVITHLIKVGREEEYEEWMRGIIPVARTFPGHLGVNVLRPQKGVHSEYIIVLHFDHHKNLQAWLESDVRQELIERAKPLIQAPEDVQILTGLETWFELPRRSQKSPPKRYKMVLLTWLGVFVTISIVSRLLSPLLTPLPMLLAQVITIGVVVWILTYLLMPQLTRFFYKWLYPTT
- a CDS encoding dihydrouridine synthase TIM-barrel protein nifR3 is translated as MLTLSPSLQARLSQPLKIGSFEVKSRVLQSPLSGVTDLVFRRLVRRYAPDSMMYTEMVNATGLHYVKQLPKIMEVDPNERPISIQLFDCRPDFLAEAAIKAVAEGADTVDINMGCPVNKITKNGGGSSLLRQPEVAEAIVREVVKAVDVPVTVKTRIGWNDKEITILDFAKRMEDAGAKMITVHGRTRAQGYNGNARWEWIARVKEVLSIPVIGNGDIFSVEAAVRCLEETGADGVMCSRGTLGYPFLVGEVDHFLKTGELLAPPTPIQRLECARDHLQALWEYKGDRGVRQARKHMTWYAKGFVGAAELRGQLSLIETVQQGLDLIDRATDKLASGYELLEEATNFQMA